From the genome of Turicibacter faecis, one region includes:
- a CDS encoding sulfite exporter TauE/SafE family protein — protein sequence MILKIVICLIAGLFAGVGTGLSGLSAASVISPMLISFLGVSAYEAVGIALASDVLASAVSAYTYAKNKNIDIKNGLVMLGSVLVFTLIGSYVSKLVPNQIMGNFSIYMMLLVGIKFIVKPVLTPKEVADEKTVRTKIIQSLLCGGLIGFICGFIGAGGGMMLLLILTSVLRYELKTAIGTSVFIMTFTALTGGVSHFIIGGMPDLVILFLCILFTLLGARLSAQFANRASEVVLIRTLGAILSILGLVMIGMSFFS from the coding sequence GTGATTTTAAAAATTGTTATCTGTTTAATAGCTGGCCTTTTTGCGGGAGTAGGTACTGGGTTATCAGGGCTTAGTGCCGCGTCTGTGATTTCCCCGATGTTAATTAGTTTTTTAGGTGTTTCTGCCTATGAAGCAGTAGGGATTGCTTTAGCTTCAGACGTTTTAGCCAGCGCCGTATCCGCCTATACGTATGCTAAAAATAAAAATATTGATATAAAAAATGGCTTAGTTATGTTAGGGAGCGTCCTTGTATTTACCCTAATCGGAAGCTATGTTTCCAAATTAGTACCTAATCAAATCATGGGGAATTTTTCAATTTATATGATGTTATTAGTTGGAATTAAATTTATCGTGAAGCCTGTCCTAACTCCAAAGGAAGTGGCGGATGAAAAAACGGTTCGAACGAAAATCATCCAATCTCTTTTATGCGGAGGACTTATCGGGTTTATTTGCGGATTTATTGGTGCAGGTGGCGGAATGATGTTATTATTAATTTTAACAAGTGTTTTGCGATATGAGTTAAAAACCGCCATTGGGACGAGCGTTTTTATTATGACCTTCACTGCATTAACTGGAGGTGTTTCTCATTTTATTATTGGCGGAATGCCAGATTTAGTTATCTTATTTTTATGTATTCTTTTTACTTTATTGGGGGCGCGGTTATCCGCACAATTTGCCAATCGGGCGTCAGAGGTTGTTTTAATCCGAACACTAGGCGCCATTCTTTCGATTCTTGGCCTTGTGATGATTGGAATGTCGTTTTTTAGTTAA
- a CDS encoding aspartate-semialdehyde dehydrogenase — protein MSGVNVAIVGATGLVGQTFLKVLEERNFPIHHLYCFASSRSAGKEITFKGETYVVEELTEQSFDYPIDIALFSAGGEVSKKFAPIAVSKGVRVVDNSSAWRMDPEVALIVPEVNGDTLTPDDYLIANPNCSTIQSVVPLRVLHEAYQIKRIVYSTYQAVSGSGIKGLRDLEDGTQKFYPHPITGNCLPHIDIFFDNGYTKEEIKMIEETKKILNDQEIKITATTARVPVKYGHCVSMNLEFEKEFELDDVYRLLEQVPNLVVHGKENHLDYPLPIDVAGHDEVHVGRIRRDFSVDSGLNLWVVADNIRKGAATNAVQIAESLLTFM, from the coding sequence ATGAGTGGGGTTAATGTTGCGATTGTTGGGGCGACTGGATTAGTCGGGCAAACTTTTTTAAAGGTGTTGGAAGAAAGAAACTTTCCTATTCATCACCTGTACTGTTTTGCATCAAGCCGTTCGGCAGGAAAGGAAATCACATTTAAGGGTGAGACTTATGTTGTTGAAGAATTAACGGAGCAATCATTCGATTACCCTATTGACATTGCCTTATTTTCAGCAGGAGGAGAAGTGAGTAAAAAATTTGCACCTATCGCTGTATCTAAAGGGGTACGTGTCGTTGATAATTCAAGTGCATGGCGAATGGATCCAGAGGTTGCGTTAATTGTTCCAGAGGTGAATGGGGACACGTTAACACCAGACGATTATTTAATCGCTAATCCAAATTGTTCAACCATTCAGTCGGTTGTTCCATTACGTGTCTTACACGAGGCGTATCAAATTAAACGAATTGTTTATTCAACTTATCAGGCAGTGTCTGGATCAGGGATTAAAGGCTTAAGAGATTTAGAAGATGGAACACAAAAATTTTATCCACACCCAATTACAGGAAACTGTCTACCTCACATTGATATTTTCTTTGATAATGGATATACGAAAGAAGAAATTAAGATGATTGAGGAAACGAAAAAAATCCTAAACGACCAAGAAATTAAAATTACAGCGACAACGGCACGCGTGCCTGTAAAATACGGACACTGCGTTTCTATGAATTTAGAATTTGAAAAAGAGTTTGAGTTAGACGACGTTTATCGCTTATTAGAACAAGTGCCTAATCTTGTCGTACACGGCAAAGAAAATCACTTAGATTATCCCCTTCCAATTGATGTAGCGGGGCATGATGAAGTTCACGTTGGAAGAATTCGTCGTGACTTTAGTGTAGATTCTGGTTTAAATTTATGGGTCGTTGCCGATAACATAAGAAAAGGTGCTGCAACTAATGCGGTTCAAATTGCTGAATCTTTACTGACATTTATGTAG
- the dapA gene encoding 4-hydroxy-tetrahydrodipicolinate synthase gives MFRGSGVALVTPFKTDGSVDYDRLQELLEWHIQNQTDAIIICGTTGESATMSDEERRSVIKFTVDVVGKRIKVIAGTGSNNAAYALELSQYCESIGVDGLLVVTPYYNKATDLGLRRYYEMIANAVNIPIILYNVPGRTGVNLKPCVVKELALIPNIIGIKEASGDIAQVAEIARLCGNDFLIYSGNDDMIVPILSLGGQGVISVLANILPQQTHDLVEAYLTGDVLKSRQLQLEMNGLVHALFIEVNPIPVKTAMNLMGMNVGGLRLPLTEMTAEHVEKLKEEMLKQQLL, from the coding sequence ATGTTTAGAGGATCAGGTGTGGCACTCGTGACACCATTTAAAACGGATGGTAGTGTAGACTACGATCGGTTACAGGAGTTATTAGAGTGGCATATTCAAAATCAAACAGATGCCATTATTATTTGTGGAACGACGGGCGAGTCTGCAACGATGAGTGATGAAGAACGTCGTTCGGTTATTAAATTTACGGTGGATGTTGTTGGCAAGCGTATAAAGGTCATTGCCGGAACAGGGAGTAATAATGCAGCGTATGCTCTTGAGTTAAGTCAATATTGTGAATCGATCGGTGTGGATGGATTACTCGTCGTGACCCCTTATTATAATAAGGCGACAGATCTTGGACTGAGACGTTATTATGAAATGATTGCGAATGCGGTAAATATACCGATTATTTTGTATAATGTTCCTGGTCGAACAGGAGTTAACTTAAAGCCATGTGTCGTTAAAGAATTAGCGTTAATTCCTAATATTATAGGAATTAAAGAAGCGAGTGGAGATATCGCACAGGTAGCCGAAATTGCTCGCTTATGTGGAAATGATTTTCTCATCTACAGTGGAAATGATGATATGATTGTTCCTATTCTTTCACTGGGTGGACAAGGAGTTATTTCGGTATTAGCGAATATCTTACCTCAACAAACGCATGATTTAGTTGAAGCATACTTAACGGGTGATGTTTTAAAATCACGCCAGTTACAGTTAGAGATGAATGGATTGGTTCATGCGCTCTTTATTGAGGTCAATCCAATTCCAGTTAAGACAGCTATGAATTTAATGGGAATGAATGTGGGTGGACTTCGTCTCCCACTAACAGAAATGACAGCAGAACATGTAGAAAAATTAAAAGAAGAAATGTTGAAGCAACAATTATTGTAA
- a CDS encoding IS3 family transposase (programmed frameshift): MSKKLFTPQEIEQLKQNEYVKSVSEKGITYTKEFKENFIMMSEKGKFPREIFEYYGFNVTVLGMQRVNSAAKRWKQAFKTQGPLGLDDSRTKNSGRSLKRELTLEEQLLRTQAKLEVLKIENELLKKLRLMRKMRIVSKEVKFQMIHQVVNQTSTKFKSLISHLCDSLGVSRSGYYRYFSLCAEEARLKRLKEEQHRLEVIQKAICFKGRKNKGIRQVAMVLKGEFNIIFNLKSIHRIMKKYGLLSQVRRSNPYRKLAKATQAHRVCPNLVNRQFRPLEPYKVLLTDITYLKYGKGQTAYLSTILDSATNEVLAFQLSEHLKIDFVLQTLNQLQENPTVQLTKETIIHSDQGVHYTSPQFSNQLKELGIQQSMSRKGNCWDNAPQESFFGHLKDEADITNQLTFDDLLIEIEEYIDYHNNFRYQWNLKKLTPVGYRNQLQVA, translated from the exons ATGAGCAAGAAGTTATTTACACCACAAGAGATTGAACAACTCAAACAAAACGAATATGTTAAGTCAGTATCTGAAAAAGGGATTACTTATACGAAAGAATTTAAGGAGAACTTTATTATGATGAGCGAGAAAGGAAAGTTTCCGCGAGAGATATTCGAATACTATGGATTTAATGTTACGGTGCTTGGCATGCAGCGTGTGAATTCTGCAGCTAAACGTTGGAAACAAGCCTTTAAAACCCAGGGCCCATTAGGATTGGATGATAGTCGTACTAAGAATTCTGGAAGGTCCCTAAAACGAGAGTTAACGCTAGAAGAACAATTATTACGCACGCAGGCTAAATTAGAAGTTTTAAAGATTGAGAACGAATTATTAAAAAAGTTGAGACTCATGAGAAAAATG CGAATAGTCTCTAAAGAAGTAAAGTTTCAAATGATTCATCAAGTAGTGAATCAGACATCAACTAAATTTAAATCTTTAATTTCTCATTTATGCGATAGTCTTGGTGTTTCAAGATCAGGTTATTATCGTTATTTTTCGTTATGTGCTGAAGAAGCTCGTTTAAAGCGATTAAAGGAGGAACAACATCGTTTAGAAGTTATTCAAAAGGCCATTTGTTTTAAGGGACGAAAAAACAAGGGAATTCGCCAAGTAGCGATGGTTCTTAAAGGGGAATTCAACATTATCTTTAACCTAAAATCTATTCATCGAATCATGAAAAAGTATGGACTATTGAGTCAAGTTCGTCGAAGCAATCCCTATCGTAAACTCGCTAAAGCGACACAAGCACATCGTGTCTGTCCAAATCTTGTTAATCGTCAATTTAGGCCATTAGAACCTTATAAAGTTCTATTAACCGATATCACTTATTTAAAATATGGAAAGGGTCAGACTGCCTATCTCTCGACCATCTTAGATAGTGCAACAAATGAAGTTTTAGCTTTTCAATTAAGTGAGCATTTAAAGATAGATTTTGTTCTCCAAACACTGAACCAACTTCAAGAAAATCCGACTGTCCAATTAACGAAGGAAACGATTATTCACTCCGATCAGGGCGTGCATTATACGAGTCCGCAATTTTCGAATCAATTAAAGGAATTAGGAATTCAACAATCAATGTCTAGGAAGGGGAATTGTTGGGATAACGCTCCACAAGAATCATTTTTTGGGCATCTAAAAGATGAAGCAGATATAACCAATCAACTGACATTTGATGATTTACTCATTGAAATTGAAGAATATATAGATTATCATAACAACTTTAGATATCAATGGAATTTAAAAAAGCTGACTCCTGTAGGATACAGAAATCAGCTTCAAGTTGCTTAG
- a CDS encoding GerMN domain-containing protein — MKKLIVAIMTCFFMVFSLFGCQTLNEKDSKENKTDVVNNESSVNEGQKDQADKADQPDSSSKQQTTDTDSNTNTNHDASDASDSDSDSGSKQKTQTQKKTSRLYYYDVEKEKMFYVDKTVELVDGAYINALTNALKNNQKNEDFVAVNDETFVTSAKLDEEKGILNVYFNDSFDLSTDLDSKIEPKFIESLVNTYGYNYNVEKVALFVNKEPYKNPSDTTSSGYFKVSVDDATEYVKKG, encoded by the coding sequence ATGAAGAAACTTATCGTAGCTATCATGACTTGCTTCTTTATGGTTTTTAGTTTGTTTGGTTGCCAAACATTAAACGAAAAAGACTCTAAAGAGAACAAGACAGACGTAGTGAATAACGAGTCTTCAGTGAATGAAGGTCAAAAAGATCAAGCCGATAAAGCTGATCAACCTGATTCTAGTTCTAAACAGCAAACCACGGATACCGATTCTAACACTAATACTAATCACGATGCTTCGGATGCATCTGATTCAGATTCTGATTCAGGCTCCAAGCAGAAAACACAAACACAAAAGAAGACGAGTCGACTCTACTATTATGATGTAGAAAAAGAAAAAATGTTTTACGTCGATAAAACAGTCGAACTTGTCGATGGCGCTTATATTAACGCCTTAACAAATGCTCTGAAAAATAATCAAAAAAATGAAGATTTTGTTGCGGTAAACGATGAAACCTTTGTTACATCAGCTAAGCTTGATGAAGAAAAAGGAATTTTAAATGTTTATTTCAATGATAGCTTCGATTTATCAACAGATTTAGATTCAAAAATTGAACCTAAATTTATTGAGTCGCTCGTCAACACTTATGGTTATAACTATAATGTTGAAAAAGTTGCTCTATTCGTTAACAAGGAACCTTATAAAAATCCTAGTGACACCACGTCTAGTGGATATTTTAAAGTTTCGGTCGACGATGCAACCGAGTATGTGAAAAAAGGATAA
- a CDS encoding M20 metallopeptidase family protein: protein MDLNEIMKSHRRYLHQIPELGFCEFKTSAYLKEQLLQLGYEVYPTAKTGLLAYRRGESEACIAFRADMDGLSLTEETQMEHPSIHEGQMHGCGHDGHMSILLGFATYLSTINELKKSVLLIFQPAEEGPGGAEVVVSEGVFTKYHVQYIFGLHLYPEIEEGKFGLRKGVITAQTGEVDIKVQGRGGHGALPHLSTDALVIASQLLMSYQTIVSRNLNPISCGVLTIGTMHGGERRNIIAEEVELTGTIRAFSEEVYETIKRRMVEINQGLESMFKARITTTFRDMYPCIVNDAHLVELIKSSSLASSMVEMDPMMIAEDFAYYQKEVPGLFFMLGTRNEERGFTYPLHHSKFNFSDEVFMRGLKLYQEVGNLLKIY from the coding sequence ATGGATTTAAATGAAATAATGAAGTCTCATCGGAGGTATTTGCATCAAATTCCTGAACTAGGCTTTTGTGAGTTTAAGACATCAGCCTATCTTAAAGAACAATTACTTCAATTAGGATACGAGGTATATCCTACGGCAAAGACAGGACTCCTCGCCTATCGCCGAGGAGAGAGTGAAGCATGTATTGCTTTTCGGGCGGATATGGATGGTCTTAGTTTAACTGAAGAAACTCAGATGGAGCATCCTTCTATTCATGAGGGGCAAATGCACGGATGTGGTCATGATGGTCACATGTCCATTCTTTTAGGATTTGCGACATATTTATCGACCATCAATGAACTAAAAAAGAGCGTTCTACTAATTTTTCAACCCGCGGAAGAGGGCCCTGGAGGTGCCGAGGTCGTTGTTTCCGAAGGGGTGTTCACGAAGTATCACGTTCAATACATTTTTGGCTTACATCTGTATCCAGAAATTGAAGAAGGAAAGTTCGGTCTTAGAAAAGGTGTGATAACGGCTCAGACGGGTGAGGTTGATATTAAGGTGCAGGGCCGTGGAGGTCATGGGGCTTTACCACATTTATCAACGGATGCGTTAGTCATTGCTTCACAGTTATTAATGAGTTATCAGACGATTGTTAGTCGTAATTTAAACCCTATTTCTTGTGGTGTTTTAACGATTGGGACGATGCATGGTGGAGAACGGCGAAATATTATTGCAGAAGAAGTAGAGTTGACGGGAACGATTCGAGCATTTAGTGAAGAGGTTTATGAAACGATAAAGCGTCGAATGGTTGAGATTAATCAAGGTCTTGAGTCGATGTTTAAGGCCCGAATTACGACAACATTTAGAGATATGTACCCGTGTATCGTAAATGATGCTCATTTAGTGGAATTGATTAAGTCTTCTTCCCTCGCCTCATCGATGGTTGAAATGGACCCGATGATGATTGCGGAGGATTTCGCTTATTATCAGAAGGAAGTTCCGGGATTGTTTTTTATGCTAGGAACTCGAAATGAGGAACGGGGATTTACGTACCCTTTACATCATTCAAAATTTAATTTTAGTGATGAGGTTTTTATGCGGGGACTTAAACTTTATCAGGAAGTTGGAAATTTACTAAAAATTTATTAG
- the dapB gene encoding 4-hydroxy-tetrahydrodipicolinate reductase, protein MLKVGLSGCNGTMGRILNELLQEDQHTTVVFGIDLDPTRFENEYPVFKTPKEVTVPCDVVIDFSKPENIDALIDYCLLNRVPAVIATTGLTEEQESKIVEASHQIPIFRSGNTSLGVNVLLDLVKTATRLLNDQFDIEVIEKHHNKKVDAPSGTAFMIASSINEELHNSMEYHYGRQGNHTKREEKEIGIHSVRGGTIPGEHTVIFAGPDEMIEIKHTALSKKIFAQQAIRAAEFVTQREPKLYNMHDVMNAN, encoded by the coding sequence ATGTTAAAAGTTGGTTTAAGTGGTTGTAATGGAACGATGGGGCGTATTTTAAATGAGTTATTGCAAGAGGATCAACACACGACCGTTGTGTTTGGAATCGATTTAGATCCGACGCGATTTGAAAATGAATATCCTGTTTTTAAAACTCCGAAGGAAGTGACAGTGCCATGTGATGTGGTGATTGATTTTTCAAAACCAGAGAATATTGATGCATTGATTGATTATTGTCTATTAAACCGTGTACCGGCCGTCATTGCAACAACAGGTCTTACGGAGGAACAGGAGTCAAAGATTGTAGAGGCGTCTCATCAAATTCCAATTTTCCGTTCAGGGAATACGTCTTTAGGTGTTAATGTATTGCTTGATTTGGTAAAGACGGCAACACGCTTATTAAATGACCAATTTGATATTGAGGTTATTGAGAAACATCATAATAAAAAGGTGGATGCTCCGAGTGGAACGGCGTTTATGATTGCAAGTTCAATTAATGAGGAGCTTCATAATTCAATGGAATACCATTATGGTCGCCAAGGAAACCATACGAAACGAGAAGAAAAAGAGATTGGAATTCATTCGGTTCGTGGTGGAACCATTCCAGGAGAGCATACGGTTATTTTTGCAGGTCCAGATGAAATGATTGAGATTAAGCATACAGCATTATCGAAAAAGATTTTTGCACAGCAGGCGATTAGGGCAGCTGAGTTTGTGACACAACGTGAGCCTAAGTTATATAATATGCATGATGTGATGAATGCAAATTAG
- the dapD gene encoding 2,3,4,5-tetrahydropyridine-2,6-dicarboxylate N-acetyltransferase codes for MSQVGLLDPYEIARYIKEAKKSTPVKVYVKGDLKGVEFPNCRVFGEGEFLVIFGEYEDVQPVLIQNKDRIAYYEMENDRRNSAVPMLNLKEVKARIEPGAIIRDRVSIGDNAVIMMGAVLNIGAEIGENTMIDMNAVIGARGTIGKNVHVGAGSVIAGVLEPPSKTPVIVEDGVMIGANAVILEGVRVGEGAVVAAGAVVTEDVAPYTVVAGMPARVIKQKDEQTTAKTQLVEDLRQ; via the coding sequence ATGAGTCAGGTGGGATTGTTAGATCCATATGAAATTGCACGTTATATTAAGGAAGCGAAAAAAAGTACGCCCGTTAAAGTGTATGTAAAAGGTGATTTAAAGGGTGTGGAGTTTCCCAATTGCCGCGTCTTTGGAGAAGGAGAATTTCTAGTTATTTTTGGTGAATATGAGGATGTTCAACCTGTTCTTATTCAAAATAAGGATCGTATCGCGTACTATGAAATGGAAAACGATCGTCGTAATTCGGCGGTTCCAATGCTCAACTTAAAAGAAGTTAAAGCGCGTATTGAACCGGGTGCTATTATTCGCGATAGGGTCAGTATTGGAGATAACGCCGTTATTATGATGGGAGCTGTTTTGAATATCGGGGCAGAGATTGGTGAAAATACGATGATTGATATGAATGCGGTTATTGGGGCACGCGGAACGATTGGAAAAAATGTTCATGTTGGAGCAGGTTCCGTGATTGCTGGTGTATTGGAACCACCTAGTAAAACTCCCGTTATTGTTGAAGATGGTGTAATGATTGGGGCCAATGCCGTTATTTTAGAAGGTGTTCGTGTAGGAGAAGGTGCGGTTGTTGCTGCAGGAGCTGTTGTGACAGAAGATGTGGCGCCTTATACGGTTGTAGCTGGAATGCCAGCGCGTGTTATTAAACAAAAAGACGAGCAAACGACGGCTAAAACTCAATTGGTAGAAGATTTACGTCAATAA
- a CDS encoding NupC/NupG family nucleoside CNT transporter: MTKIFALLGTALIVLVTYLASNNREKIQWKSVGLAFLGQFILAFFLIKTPIWIGVEWLSVGVSWILDQSKIGIDFVFGGISDQFVFFLNSLLPIVFISALMGILFHLNLLQRFISIVSKCLARFLKVDTLVATNGIANMFLGQTESLFVTKSYLPQAKDNVIFATLVGGMTSISVSVVGLYASYGASMTWILISMPLTVLSTFVLTQIFMPTEYDREVVIHVENDKGVNVIETMMNYAMTGFKSVIGITVALIVFLSLVGMINNFIALFAPNLSIESILGVLFTPIAYLMGVSQEEVSLVSQILATKLVTNEAVAFALPQFSELSENVKAMMTVALCGFAGIGSIGILVGGYSAIAPNKVPVVARLGVKALLIATLVNIMTAGVVGLFL; this comes from the coding sequence ATGACAAAGATATTTGCCCTCTTGGGAACCGCGCTCATTGTTCTCGTCACTTATCTCGCATCAAATAACCGGGAAAAAATTCAATGGAAATCTGTAGGGTTGGCGTTTTTAGGCCAATTTATTCTTGCCTTCTTTCTTATTAAAACCCCTATTTGGATTGGGGTAGAATGGCTTTCAGTAGGCGTTAGCTGGATATTAGATCAATCAAAAATAGGAATTGACTTTGTCTTTGGTGGAATCAGTGATCAGTTTGTGTTCTTTCTTAACTCCTTATTACCTATCGTTTTCATTTCAGCATTAATGGGGATTTTATTTCACCTTAATCTATTACAACGCTTTATTTCTATCGTAAGTAAATGTTTAGCCCGTTTTTTAAAAGTCGATACGTTAGTTGCAACAAACGGAATAGCCAATATGTTTTTAGGTCAAACAGAATCTCTATTCGTCACTAAATCCTATCTTCCTCAGGCAAAAGATAACGTCATCTTTGCAACACTTGTCGGTGGAATGACATCCATTAGTGTATCTGTTGTTGGACTTTACGCCTCTTATGGCGCTTCAATGACATGGATTTTAATTTCTATGCCTCTGACTGTTCTTTCAACATTCGTTCTTACGCAAATTTTCATGCCGACTGAATATGATCGTGAGGTCGTCATTCATGTAGAAAATGATAAAGGGGTCAATGTTATAGAAACAATGATGAACTATGCGATGACGGGATTTAAAAGTGTCATTGGGATCACCGTCGCTCTTATCGTGTTTTTATCTCTTGTTGGAATGATTAATAATTTTATCGCCTTGTTTGCCCCGAACTTATCAATTGAATCAATTTTAGGTGTTCTCTTTACACCAATTGCCTATTTAATGGGAGTCTCTCAAGAAGAAGTTTCGCTCGTCTCTCAAATTCTCGCAACAAAATTAGTGACCAATGAAGCTGTTGCCTTTGCCTTACCCCAATTTAGTGAGTTATCGGAAAATGTAAAAGCGATGATGACTGTTGCACTGTGTGGGTTTGCCGGGATTGGGTCCATTGGAATCCTTGTGGGTGGTTATTCTGCAATCGCCCCAAATAAAGTTCCTGTAGTTGCCCGACTTGGTGTGAAGGCCCTTTTAATCGCCACCCTCGTTAATATTATGACAGCTGGCGTTGTCGGACTCTTCTTATAA
- a CDS encoding aspartate kinase → MRGLVHKYGGTSVATPEKIKNVAKRIIREKEKGLDMVVVVSAMGKTTDHLVELAGQISQHPDERELDLLLSTGEQVSIALLTMALQEEGYEAISLTGFQAGIKTVGPHTKNKIIDIDIDKVKDYLAEGKIVIVAGFQGMNELGEITTLGRGGSDTTAVALAAKLSFPCHIYTDVEGIYSVDPRLYKPAKKLEVISYEEMMEMASLGAGVMEPRSILIGQKYKVPIYVASSMNQEKGTYIKEYDGTMEEKVVTGLSVCDDILMVTISQIPDAAENMALIFDKLAARHVNVDMISQAASFEGLLSVSFTAKVEDRGAVQAVMDELDPQYHVCMESEISKLSVVGMGMRNQSGVSGRLFRILSDHKIPFRQVTTSEISISYAIDRLDKERAVAILSQELNL, encoded by the coding sequence ATGAGGGGATTAGTGCATAAATATGGGGGAACCTCAGTGGCGACGCCAGAAAAAATAAAAAATGTAGCCAAACGAATTATCCGAGAAAAGGAGAAGGGTCTGGATATGGTCGTTGTTGTTTCAGCAATGGGAAAAACAACGGATCATTTAGTGGAACTGGCGGGTCAAATCAGTCAACACCCCGATGAAAGAGAGTTAGATTTATTACTTTCGACGGGTGAACAAGTCTCGATTGCTTTATTAACGATGGCGCTTCAGGAGGAAGGGTACGAGGCTATTTCTTTAACGGGATTTCAAGCGGGAATTAAAACGGTGGGCCCTCATACCAAAAATAAAATTATCGATATTGATATTGATAAAGTTAAGGATTATTTGGCAGAAGGAAAAATTGTCATTGTCGCGGGATTTCAAGGTATGAACGAATTAGGGGAAATAACAACACTTGGCCGTGGAGGATCAGATACGACGGCAGTTGCACTTGCCGCAAAATTATCTTTTCCTTGTCATATTTATACGGATGTTGAGGGGATTTATTCTGTCGATCCACGCTTGTATAAGCCGGCTAAGAAATTAGAAGTGATTAGTTATGAAGAAATGATGGAAATGGCGAGTCTTGGAGCAGGAGTCATGGAACCAAGGTCAATTTTAATCGGTCAAAAGTATAAAGTTCCTATTTATGTCGCTTCAAGCATGAACCAAGAGAAGGGAACGTATATTAAGGAGTATGATGGGACAATGGAAGAAAAAGTAGTAACAGGACTAAGTGTTTGTGATGATATTTTAATGGTAACGATTAGTCAGATTCCTGACGCAGCAGAAAACATGGCTTTAATTTTTGACAAGTTAGCCGCGCGTCATGTTAATGTGGACATGATTAGTCAGGCGGCCTCATTCGAGGGACTGCTGAGTGTATCCTTTACGGCCAAAGTTGAGGATAGAGGGGCGGTTCAAGCGGTGATGGACGAGTTAGATCCGCAGTATCATGTGTGTATGGAGTCTGAAATTTCAAAGCTTTCAGTCGTCGGAATGGGAATGCGAAATCAAAGTGGAGTGAGTGGTCGCTTATTCCGAATTTTAAGTGATCATAAAATACCATTTAGACAAGTGACGACTTCGGAGATTAGTATTTCTTATGCGATTGATCGTTTAGATAAAGAACGAGCCGTGGCCATTTTATCACAGGAGTTGAACCTGTAA
- the dapF gene encoding diaminopimelate epimerase gives MLKFCKYQGTGNDFIIVKQSEIDGVTYSSLAKNVCDRRFGIGADGMIVVAPSTVADIRMIFYNADGSIATMCGNGIRCFAKYVYDHGLVGQTSFSVETLAGVLTVELVSMTNEESNVRVNMGCPCYVHPAVPKVTSDGKFINQTIELEGEPYTISSLFIGTIHTVMFVSEIDEKMATHLGELIENHAMYPQKTNVNFCRVIDPHHIEVLTWEKGVGLTLACGTGSAACAVLSRQLYQCDQSITVSIKGGTLLMEQEEDGVYMTGPARLICTGQYVYGESPQGEQDLDSF, from the coding sequence TTGTTAAAATTTTGTAAGTATCAAGGAACGGGAAATGATTTTATTATTGTGAAACAGTCTGAGATAGATGGCGTTACGTATTCTTCGCTCGCTAAAAATGTGTGCGATCGACGATTCGGAATTGGCGCGGATGGGATGATAGTTGTTGCCCCCTCAACGGTTGCTGACATTCGAATGATTTTTTACAATGCTGATGGCAGTATAGCTACGATGTGTGGAAATGGAATTCGATGTTTTGCCAAATATGTGTATGATCATGGCCTGGTGGGGCAAACCTCTTTTTCGGTGGAGACATTGGCGGGCGTGCTGACGGTTGAACTCGTGTCTATGACGAATGAAGAAAGCAACGTTAGAGTCAATATGGGATGTCCATGTTATGTTCATCCGGCAGTTCCTAAGGTGACATCGGATGGAAAATTCATTAATCAAACCATTGAATTAGAGGGAGAACCTTACACGATAAGTAGCCTCTTTATTGGAACGATTCATACGGTTATGTTCGTTTCAGAAATTGATGAGAAGATGGCGACCCACTTAGGGGAGCTGATTGAAAATCATGCCATGTATCCACAAAAAACAAATGTGAACTTTTGTCGGGTGATTGATCCTCATCACATTGAGGTTTTAACATGGGAAAAAGGAGTGGGTCTTACGCTCGCCTGCGGAACTGGATCAGCAGCCTGTGCTGTGTTAAGCAGGCAACTGTACCAGTGTGATCAATCCATCACCGTTTCTATCAAAGGAGGAACTCTTCTGATGGAACAAGAGGAAGATGGGGTATATATGACAGGGCCGGCTCGTTTGATATGTACGGGGCAATATGTTTATGGGGAGTCGCCACAAGGGGAGCAAGACCTCGACAGCTTCTAA